A genome region from Aurantiacibacter sp. MUD61 includes the following:
- the proC gene encoding pyrroline-5-carboxylate reductase, whose product MSKTAKILLIGCGNMTGAMLEGWLAAGLPKESFTVVTPTRESVPGDVELLREVPTDREFDAVLLGFKPYMLGDIAPTLQGVTGPGTIVLSVLAGVQLDTLRSNFPDAQAVVRVMPNLACAMGKSPVALAEEGLEEEGREAIFAFHEPLGTPAWVGEDRFDLVTALAGSGPAFVYRFIDALSTAAVRLGLKEDQARELAVAMTEGAAALAQQSEHAPGKLADMVASPGGVTRKGMDVLDEDEALTQLMTKCLRAARDRSAEMAREARE is encoded by the coding sequence ATGAGCAAAACGGCAAAAATCCTACTGATCGGTTGCGGCAATATGACCGGGGCCATGCTGGAAGGCTGGCTGGCTGCGGGCCTGCCCAAGGAAAGCTTCACCGTTGTCACCCCCACGCGCGAAAGCGTGCCGGGCGATGTGGAACTGCTGCGCGAAGTGCCCACAGACCGGGAATTCGACGCGGTGCTGCTGGGGTTCAAGCCCTATATGCTCGGCGATATCGCGCCCACTTTGCAGGGCGTGACTGGCCCCGGCACGATTGTCCTGTCGGTGCTCGCCGGCGTCCAGCTCGATACGCTGCGCTCGAACTTTCCCGATGCGCAGGCGGTTGTCCGCGTCATGCCGAACCTCGCTTGCGCCATGGGCAAATCTCCCGTCGCCCTTGCAGAAGAGGGATTGGAAGAAGAAGGGCGGGAAGCGATCTTTGCTTTTCATGAGCCGCTCGGCACGCCCGCATGGGTCGGTGAGGACCGGTTCGACCTCGTCACCGCGCTGGCAGGCAGCGGTCCGGCATTTGTCTATCGCTTCATCGACGCGCTCAGCACCGCCGCCGTCCGGCTCGGCCTCAAGGAAGATCAGGCGCGCGAATTGGCAGTCGCGATGACCGAAGGCGCAGCCGCGCTTGCCCAGCAATCGGAACACGCTCCGGGCAAGCTGGCGGATATGGTCGCGAGCCCCGGCGGCGTGACTCGCAAAGGCATGGATGTGCTCGATGAAGACGAAGCGTTGACCCAACTGATGACCAAATGCTTGCGTGCAGCACGCGATCGCAGCGCGGAAATGGCCCGGGAAGCGCGCGAATAG
- a CDS encoding YbjN domain-containing protein — MNTDRATMEPADDAAPVEMLAALFEAHGWAFEQVSDDEVTVEIPGSWTTYQLRAIWRREDHVLQLLCLPEIRVGDDKRQVAFELLALINEQLWLGHFDIWSQGGMLLYRHGLMLGDDGMLSIDMAQMAIESAVAECDRFYPAFQFVLWGDKAPRAALDAALVDAAGEA, encoded by the coding sequence ATGAACACCGATCGTGCGACGATGGAACCGGCCGATGATGCGGCCCCGGTAGAAATGCTCGCAGCGCTGTTTGAAGCCCATGGCTGGGCCTTCGAACAGGTCAGCGATGATGAAGTTACCGTAGAGATTCCAGGCAGTTGGACGACATACCAGCTGCGCGCGATCTGGCGGCGCGAAGATCATGTCCTGCAATTGCTCTGCCTGCCCGAGATCCGCGTGGGCGATGACAAGCGGCAGGTCGCCTTCGAGCTCCTCGCGCTGATCAACGAACAGCTATGGCTCGGCCATTTCGATATCTGGTCGCAGGGCGGAATGCTGCTCTATCGCCACGGCCTGATGCTGGGCGATGACGGCATGCTGAGCATCGACATGGCGCAGATGGCCATCGAATCGGCCGTGGCCGAATGCGATCGCTTCTACCCGGCTTTCCAATTCGTGCTGTGGGGTGACAAGGCACCGCGCGCTGCGCTCGATGCCGCTTTGGTCGATGCTGCGGGCGAAGCCTGA